The Nitrospirota bacterium region ATGGGGGCCATCATCATGGACGGGGCGGTGATCGGCGAGGACTGCGTGGTGGGGGCCGGGGCGTTGGTCACCGAGGGCACCATCGTGCCGCCCAAGAGCCTGATCCTGGGCTCGCCGGCCAAGGTCAAGCGGTCGGTGACCAAAGAGGAATTGGAGTGGATCAGGGAGTCAGCGGAGAACTATATCCGCTATGCGAAGACCTATTTGGGGGAACCGCTCAAGTCAAAGCCGGGCTTCCAGCCGT contains the following coding sequences:
- a CDS encoding gamma carbonic anhydrase family protein, with the translated sequence MGAIIMDGAVIGEDCVVGAGALVTEGTIVPPKSLILGSPAKVKRSVTKEELEWIRESAENYIRYAKTYLGEPLKSKPGFQP